AATGCTTTGCATATTGCAAAAAAATATGATGAAAGTGGCTCTGTAACTTATAAAATAGCAGATGCTCATCAGTTGCCTTATGATAATGAAACGTTTGATGTCGTTTGTTCCTTAGATCTTTTTGAACACGTTGATGATTATACAAAAGTGATCAAAGAAGGTGTTAGAGTTTTAAAAAAAAATGGACTATTTTTCTTTCATACTTTTAACAGAAATTTGTTATCTTGGTTATTTGTTATTAAAGGTATGGAATGTTTTGTTAACAATACTCCTAAAAATTTGCATGTCTATCAATTTTTTATTAAACCTAAAGAAATTATAAAAAATTTTTCTATTAATGATTGTTATTGTGTTGAAATAAAAGGTTTAACGCCAAATATATTTTCGAGTTCATTTGTTAATTTAATTAAAAATGGTGAGGTTGACGAAAATTTTGATTTTTCTATCTCTCGAAATTTATTTACAGGCTATATAGGGTACGTTAAAAAAATAAGTTAATGAGTTTTATTTTTTTCCTAAAACTAGCCGTTCAATTTCGCTTGTGGTTTTTGAGAGTTTTTTGCCTTGATCAACCAGTTCGTTAGAAGATTGCGCTGTTTCGTTCACAGAGATTTGGTTTTTTTGCGTAGCGCGGTCAATTTCAGACATCGCTGTTGTAATTTGCCGCACCCCAATGTCTTGTTCTTGGGTAGCAGCAGAAATTTGTTCAATCACAGACACCATATTGATAATGTCTTCGGATATTTTAACAAAAGAATCTTGCGCGACTGTGGTAACGGATTTGCCTTCATTGATGCGATCTTTTGTGACCAGCAAAATTTTGTTCACTTCTTCTTGGCTTTTGGTAATGAGTTCCTGAATTTCGTGAGCAGATTTACCACTAATTTTAGCAAGATTTCCCACCTCTTCGGCCACCACGGCAAAACCTTTGCCGTATTCTCCTGCACGGGCAGACTCAATGGATGCATTCAATGATAACAGCTCTGTTTTAGAGACAATATCGTTAATCACAGAGGTTTTTGCATGAATTTGAGTGATAATTTGAGCGATATTTTGCAATTGATTGTTAGATTCTTGAATGGTTTCCATGCTGTTCACCAGTTTGTGCATGGTTTCTTGACTGTTTTCAGCTTTGCTTGCAGCATTTTTTGCAACATTTGTAGATTCTTTTGCATTTTCTGAGGTTTTGTTCACCATACTGGTGATTTCGTTAATGGCTGCTGTGGTTTCGTGCACAGAGGCGGCTTGTTCGGTAACCGATTCTGAAAGCGATTGAGAACTATTTTTTAAAGTTTGCGAGATTTTCATTGTATTCTCGCCTTGGTGCTTTAATTCTGTAATAGCAGCTTTTATTGTCGCTGTAATGGAAAGAATCACAAGTGTAATAACTATTGCAATAATAATTGAAACAAGCAACACAGCGCTCATGGTCCAATTGGTAATGGTTGTTAAGCTTTCTCCAGCTTGTGTTGATTTTACTGCGCCTTCTGAATTATATTTTGACTCATTTGCAATCGCTTCTAGCAATTTAAATAATGCAGGACGACCCACAGTATTGTAGTGATTGAGGGCTTCGAGGCCTTCGCCTTTTTTCACGTGTTCGAGTTCTTCCTCATATGTTTTCATATATACTTCGTAGGCTGCCATTGTGGCATCGTAAAAAGGTTTTTCTCCTGGTGCCATGAGACCATTTTCACTATAGCCTTTGAGCTCTTTTTCTAAAGTGGCTTTAAAATTATTGAGATCTTCAAGGTTTTTGGGAAGTCTCTCTTGTTGTTTGGCAAGGGTATCTGCAATCACAAGCACCGCTCTTCGAGATAAGTTGCCAAGGTATAAATTAATTTTGCCAAATGCTTCGATACTTGGCATCCATTCTTTTGCTGTAACCTGAGAATACACTTGTGTTTTATTAATCATGCTGATTGCATAGATACAGCAAAATAAAATAAGGGCTAGCAATATAGAAATGGACGTAAAAATTTTAAAAGCAAGACTTTTGTTTTCCATTTAAAATAACCCCAAAAATAGAATAAATTATTCTTATATATCTATAATCGGAGCTTATTTGTTGTAAATTAAATAAATATTTGGATAATAAGTTTTTTAAAGATAATATTACGTTAACTTACCTAGTATTAACAGCTCAATTTGACTTGTAGTTTTGGAGAGTTTTTCACCTTGGTTTACAAGTTCGTTAGAAGATTGCGCTGTTTCGTTCACAGAGATTTGGTTTTTTTGGGTAGCGCGGTCAATTTCAGACATCGCTGTTGTAATTTGCCGCACCCCGATGTCCTGCTCTTGGGTAGCAGCCGAAATTTGTTCAATCACAGACACCATATTGATAATGTCTTCAGAAATTTTAACAAAAGATTCTTGGGCTTCGTTGGTAACCGATTTGCCTTCATTGATGCGATCTTTGGTTACAAGCAAAATTTTGTTCACTTCTTCTTGGCTTTTGGTAATGAGTTCTTGAATTTCGTGGGCAGATTTACCACTAATTTTAGCAAGATTTCCCACTTCTTCGGCCACTACGGCAAAGCCTTTGCCGTATTCGCCTGCACGGGCAGACTCAATGGATGCATTTAATGATAACAGTTCTGTTTTAGAGACAATATCGTTAATCACCGAGGTTTTAGCATGAATTTGATTGATAATTTGGGCAATATTTTGCAATTGGCTGTTTGATTCTTGAATGGTTTCCATGCTGTTCACCAGTTTATTCATGGTGTCTTGGCTATTTTCTGCTTTGCTTGCAGCACTTTTAGCAACATTTGTAGATTCTTTGGCATTTTCTGAGGTTTTGTTCACCATACTGGTGATTTCGTTAATAGCGGCTGTGGTTTCGTGCACAGATGCGGCTTGCTGCGCCGCAGAATCAGAAAGCGTTTGAGAGCTTTTTTTAAGGGTTTGTGAAATATTCATGGTACTCTCGCCTTGCTGTTTGAGTTCAATAATGGCTTTTTTAATTGTTGCAGTAATCGATAAAATAAGTGAAAAAATTCCTAAAGCAACTACAGCGGAACTGATTAGCACTATTGTCATTGTCCAATTTGTAATGGTTGTGAGGTTTGCGCCTTTTGAGGCAGAATTTTTAGCACCTTGAGAATTAAATTGTGATTGCGCATCAATTTTTTCTGTTAAGTTAAAAATTAAATAGCGGCCTTCGTTATTATAATGATTTAGAGATTCTAACCCCTTGCCGCTTTTAACCAAATCCATTTCTATATCATAAGATTTGATGTATTCGTTGTAAGATTTTAATGTGGATTCATAGAGTTCTTCTTCGCCGGGTGCAATTTTGCCTGAGTCTTTATAGTCTTTGAGCTCTTTTTCCAAATTCGCTTTAAAACTATTGAGTTCGGCAATGGCTTTTTCTATTTTTTCGGTGTCTTTTGCAATGGCGCTGGCAATAGTAAGAATAGAGCGCCTTGATAGGTTGCCTACATTTAAATTAATACGGCTAAACGCTTCGATGCTTGGCAGCCATTGCTCAGATGTGTCTTTGGCGTATTCTTGGGTTTTGTTAATCATAATTATTGCATAAAAACAAGAAAACAAAATAAATATTAATAAAATTGAAATTGAAGAAAAAATTTTAAAAGCAAGGCTTTTGTTTTTCAATTTTGTACTCCTATTGGTGCATTTAAAACAATACTGCTTAGAGTCATGTTAAATTATTTTTATCAATAAAAAAATATTTGCTCAGGTTTTTTAATTTTTTAAAAATGAGGTTTTTATGACGCCCTTTAGTGTTTAATGTTTTTTAATAAGGCAATTACTTTAGCTTGCCTTGTTTTTATTTAAATATGCATTTAATGTGGTTTCTAAAGCATCTATTAGGATTTTTTGATCTGCAATAATTTTAGTTAATTTTCTTAATTCTAACTCATTTTTTGGTAAAATATCATTAATTTTAGATTGGTTATTATTTTGATCTAAATAAACAAAGTATTTTCCATCTTTAATTTGGTGCTTTATTTTGCCATTTTTTATTTTTCTTCTAAGAGTTATTTCTGAAACAGATAGTATTTGTGCTGCTTCATTGAGTTTAACCCAGTTACCAGGCATTACTTCGGTTTTTTTTTGTTTAATAAGTTTTTTGATCATAAATGTTACTCAATAAATTTTATTACATCTTCTATAGAATACGGTTTTTGAAAGCAGGTAAAGTTTTTGTGACTTTGTTTGTATTTTTCTATTCTTGAATCTGCAGTATCGTCTCCAGTTGCAAGGATAAATTTACCATTAAATTTTTTAATTGTCTCTGATTCAAAAAAATCTATGCCATTTTCTCCATCAAGTAAAAATAAATCGCATATAATACATTTGATATCAGAATTATTGTTTAAAATTTCTTTTGCTTTTGTTAAATTTAAGGAGATTTCGGTTTGAAACCCTTTTCTTATAAATCGTTTGCTTGTCATCTCTAACAAATCAGAATCATCGTCTATTAGCAATAACTTCATATAATGTACCTTATTATTAGAGAATCTCCTTAAATCTTAAAATAAGTTTGCAGATTTTGGTAGTTTTTTTATTAAAATATTTTTAACAGGTATTGTGATGACACTTTTTATAAATTATAAAAATTTATTCTTAAAGGTTAAAGTAGTTGATTTTTTCTTACTAATTTAACCTTTAAGAATAATTAAAGTTACATTGATTATTGTATTTAAAATTAATTACTTGTACTTGCCATAAATATTTTTAACTTCGCCGCTTTTGCGCATGGAGTCTAGTATGCTATTTAAGTTTTTAATTGTTGCATCATCAGTATCTTTATTAAACGCCGCATGAAGCTCGGTTTTTTTAATGGTATAAAGTGGCACTATTTCACCAATTTTTTCTGCTTTGGCAATCCAAGGGCCAATTTGTGAATCAGAAGCCCAAAGGTCAATTTTACCGGCATCAAGCTTTAACGCATTTTGTCTATCGTTGTTTGCAAGCTGTAAATTTTTATCAACGGTAAAGCCTTCTTTAATTAAAAACTCTGCTTTTGCATCACCATTGTATCCACCAACTACATATTTCTTAGCATCGTTTACACTTGTAATTTTAATTTTAGTGCCTTTTTTAGCATAAAAAACCCAGCTATTTTCTACTAAAGGCCCAACCCACTTAAATAAAGCTTCGCGTTCTGCTGTTCTTGTGGTTGAGTATACGGCCGTATTTTTTTCTTCGAGCCCCATTTTGTATGCTCTTGCCCATGGGTACATCGAAATTGTGTAGCTAATTTTTGCTTTATCTAACAAAGATCTCATGATGTCAGTAGATAATCCTGTAATTTTGCCACCTTCTTCCATATTAAAAGGAGGGTTGTCTTCGGTTGTTAGAGTTATTTTTTGTTGCGCTAACGCAACAACAGAGGATGCGAGAACTTTTGCTATAACCAGATACTTAACTGTTTTTTTAAGTAACATACTTAGGAGCTCCTTTTAAAAAGTAGGATAAAAAAACATTGTCATGAACCATTATGATCGTAAATTTTTTTAAAATCATTAGTTCATCAAAAAAATGACACTTGGTAATTATTTAAATAAAATTTACTTTTTACCAAGGATGATAGAATTGATGGCATTCATAATCATTTTAAATTGGCTGCTTTGGCCATCGAGATTTTTAGCAAGTAGCAAAGATTTTTCGGTGGCAGAGTGTGTGACTTTGTTTGAGTTATTGAGAAAGTTTGTGGAGTCTAACACTTCTTTAATGGAGTCGTTTTGTTTATCGGCTGCCTTTTGAATATTTGTGGTATTTTCAAAAATATTGGTGACACCCGAGGCGATTTGTTGAAATGAGGCAGATACCTTTTCAGAGTCTTTTAACACGCGTTGCACACTATTGTTCATTTCGTTAATCACCAATTCAGAGACTTTAATGCTTTCACCAATAAGGTTTTCAATATCTTTTGCAGCGTCTCCGCTCACTTTAGCAAGGTTACCCACCTCTTCTGCCACCACCGAGAATCCTTTGCCAAATTCGCCGGCTCTAGCGGCTTCAATCGAGGCATTGAGGGACAGAAGTTCTGTTTTAGAAACAATTTCATTAATAACGCCTGCTTTTTGGGAGATGTTTTTAATAATAGCAGAAATTTTTTCGAGGTTTTTGCTAGATTTTTTAATAGCCTCAATAGAAATCATCATGGCATCAATGGTATTGTTACCTTCTTTAGTTTTATCATTAAGAACGCCCACAACAGAGGTACATTCTGCTGCATTTTTTCGGGTTTCTTCGACCACCAATTCCATGTTTTGAATTTGTTCTAACGTTTTTTCAATCGCAGAGGTTTGTTTTTTAATAGAATCAGACAGATCAACAGAGGCTTTATTGAGATTGTTACTGGTACTTAAAATTTTGTTAGAGCCAACTCCAATATCAGAACCGAGTTTTTCAAGCGGCTTAGAGATCGTTCTTTTGATAATAAAGTAAGAGCTAACACCAGCAACAAACAAACTAATTAACAAACTTAAAATAGAACTTACTATCATGTAATAAGTCCGAATACTTAAGTTTTTTGTTGTGGTTTCTACCACGAGTAGACCATTTAAATTGGTACTTTTGCTGTCTAAAATTGAAAAAGTATAGATTCTCGAAGCATTAAAACTTGTTTGTACATTTATTTCTTTAAATTTGTTTAAATCTTGTTCTTTTGTGTAATTTTCTAAAGTGTAATTTGCGCCATCAAGCTCTGGAAGACTTTGATCACTTTTACGCTCTATCCCGGCAAAAAATTTGCCTTTATCATTAAAAACAACAACCTTTTCAATTGATTCATTAATAAACAAACCTTTAGCTGAAAAGGTTGCTCCCGATTTTTCTAAATTATAAAGACTTAAAGAAAGACCTGGCGATAAAATTTTCATCGAATTTTTTATTGATTTGTCAAACTCTTCGCGAAATTGATTGCTGGTTTGAAATATTTGATAAACAAAATGAATTCCTATGGTTAAAGCAAAAATAGGCAAAATAACAATTAATATTTTACTGTTTAATGCTCTATTGGTAAGAATCATTAATAAAATCTCCTCTGATTATTAGTATCGGTATATTTATTTAAAAAATAAGAAAATTATTTGATTATTTTTATTTTTATAAAATTTTTTAAAACATTAAATATCTTAAAATTTTTCAAATATTATAATAATAAATTGTGTAATTATTTTTTACCAAGGATAATAGAGTTGATAGCATTCATAATCATTTTAAATTGGCTGCTTTGGCCATCGAGATTTTTAGCAAGTAGCAAAGATTTTTCGGTGGCAGAGTGTGTGACTTTGTTTGAGTTATTGAGAAAGTTTGTGGAGTCTAACACTTCTTTAATGGAATCGTTTTGTTTATCCGTTGCTTTTTGGATGTTCATAGTATTGTCAAAAATATTGGTAACTCCTGATGCAATTTGTTGAAATGAGGCAGATACCTTTTCAGAGTCTTTTAACACGCGTTGCACACTATTGTTCATTTCGTTAATCACCAATTCAGAGACTTTAATGCTTTCACCAATAAGGTTTTCAATATCTTTTGCAGCGTCTCCGCTCACTTTAGCAAGGTTACCCACCTCTTCTGCTACCACTGAGAAGCCTTTGCCAAATTCGCCGGCTCTAGCGGCTTCAATCGAGGCATTGAGGGACAGAAGTTCTGTTTTAGAAACAATTTCATTGATAACACCTGCTTTTTGGGAGATGTTTTTAATAATAGCAGAAATTTTTTCGAGGTTTTTGCTAGATTTTTTAATCGCCTCAATAGAAATCATCATTGCATCAATGGTATTGTTACCTTCTTTAGTTTTATCATTAAGAACGCCCACAACAGAGGTACATTCTGCTGCATTTTTTCGGGTTTCTTCGACCACCAATTCCATGTTTTGAATTTGTTCTAACGTTTTTTCAATCGCAGAGGTTTGTTTTTTAATAGAATCAGATAGATCAACAGAGGCTTTATTGAGATTGTTACTGGTACTTAAAATTTCGTTAGACCCAACTCCAATATCAGAACCGAGTTTTTCAAGCGGCTTAGAGATCGTTCTTTTGATAATAAAGTAAGAGCTAACACCAGCAACAAACAAACTAATTAACAAACTTAAAATAGAACTTACTATCATGTAATAAGTCCGAATACTTAAGTTTTTTGTTGTGGTTTCTACCACGAGTAAACCATCAATTCTTGTAGACTTGGTATCTACTATTGATGAAATATAAACGCGGGTCGTGTTATCTTTAAGAATAACCTCAATATCATTAAATTTACTAAGATTTTGCTCTTTTGTATAAACTTCTAAATTTTGATTAGCGCCTTCAAGATCTACAAGACTTTGATCACTTTTGCGCTCAACCCCACTAAAAAATTTTCCTTTATCAGAAAACACTAAAACTTTTTCAATAGAATCGTTAGTAAACAATCCCTTTGAAGAAGAAGTCACACCAGCTTTATCCAAATTAAAAATGTTTAAAGAAAGTGCGGGGGATAAAATTTTTAAAGAATTTTTTATGGATTTATCAAATTCTTCTTGAAATTGATTGCTAGTTTGAAAAATTTGAAAAACAAAGTGAATTCCTATGGTTAAAGCAAAAATAGGTAAAATAACAATTAATATTTTGCTGTTTAATGCTTTGTTTTCAATAAGCATGTTTTAATATTCACTCCTTTGTGCTTTTAAGCAATCGTCTGTTTACTTAAAAAATTAAGTCCTATTTAAAAAATAATACAATAAAATTATTAATGTTTCTTTATTTTTAAGAAAAGTTATGCTATACTGATTTTTGAATTTTACAAATTTTAGTTTAAAATAGTTATGTATTAATTAGATAATATCAAGTTTTTTATAAAAATTTAAATTATATAAAGTTTAAAAGATCTAGGTAAAATTTTATTAATATTAATTTTTATAAAATATAAAAATAGTCATATAAAAATTAAACATTAGGAAGTTACAATGGTACAGAGTATTCCATTATCTCCATTTCAGAGCGTGTTTTACTTTGAATGGAAATTAAATCCTCAAAGAACAGATTATCACATGGTGATCGATCAAACTATTGAAGGAGAAATTAATTACAAAAAACTTAATAATTGTTTAAAAAAAATGATAAAAGATATTTTTATTTTTAATGCACATGTTTTTGAGATAAATGAAAAATTTTACTGGAAAAAAAATAATGAAGTATTAGATTTAGAATATTTTGATAAAAATATTAACAGTGAAATTAAAATTTTTTTGCAAAGAGAATTTGACTTAGAAAGTGGTCCATTGTATAGATATGGATTATTTAAAATTGATGAAAATAAGTATAGACTAATTTATATTTTACATCATGCAATTATTGATGGTGCATCTGCAGAGCAATTTTATACTGAAGTTTCGAAATATTATAATTTAAATAATTACCGATATCCAATTTCTATTGATGATCAAAAAAATAAAATAATAGAATTTTCTTTAAAATTAGAAAATGAAATTAAAAAATACTATAACATATGTTATGATTTTTGGATGAGTAAAATAGAAAATTATGACGTATTAAACACAGAATTTCTAATAGAAAATATTGATTTTAATAAAAATGATAGAGTAGAATTAACAAATCAAAAAATTTTTGGAATTAATGAAATCTATTTTTCTATTACAGGAGAATATTTTGACAAATTGTCTGCGATAAGAAAAAAATTTGCAATTACAAATTATCTGTTTTCAAAAATTGTGTATGCCATTACTTTGTATAAATATACAAATCAAAATAATTTTATAATTGCATATCCAATTTCTATTAAAGAGGGAATTGAATTATTTTATGGAGCTAACGTAAATATAAATTTTATTCCATTTAATATTAATGGTGAAAAAACTATTAAAGAATTGATTTTAGAAACAAAGATTTTTTTAAAATCACTAAAAAACGAAGAATATAGATTAAACTATTTTCCAATGTATAACGTATTTTCAAAAAAGAGTAATAAATTTAGTTCTATTGGTTTTTCAAGCGCGTTTTTGCAGCAAACATCATTTAATTTTAATAATTTAAATGTGC
This region of Spirobacillus cienkowskii genomic DNA includes:
- a CDS encoding ABC transporter substrate-binding protein, with translation MLLKKTVKYLVIAKVLASSVVALAQQKITLTTEDNPPFNMEEGGKITGLSTDIMRSLLDKAKISYTISMYPWARAYKMGLEEKNTAVYSTTRTAEREALFKWVGPLVENSWVFYAKKGTKIKITSVNDAKKYVVGGYNGDAKAEFLIKEGFTVDKNLQLANNDRQNALKLDAGKIDLWASDSQIGPWIAKAEKIGEIVPLYTIKKTELHAAFNKDTDDATIKNLNSILDSMRKSGEVKNIYGKYK
- a CDS encoding HAMP domain-containing methyl-accepting chemotaxis protein, whose translation is MKNKSLAFKIFSSISILLIFILFSCFYAIIMINKTQEYAKDTSEQWLPSIEAFSRINLNVGNLSRRSILTIASAIAKDTEKIEKAIAELNSFKANLEKELKDYKDSGKIAPGEEELYESTLKSYNEYIKSYDIEMDLVKSGKGLESLNHYNNEGRYLIFNLTEKIDAQSQFNSQGAKNSASKGANLTTITNWTMTIVLISSAVVALGIFSLILSITATIKKAIIELKQQGESTMNISQTLKKSSQTLSDSAAQQAASVHETTAAINEITSMVNKTSENAKESTNVAKSAASKAENSQDTMNKLVNSMETIQESNSQLQNIAQIINQIHAKTSVINDIVSKTELLSLNASIESARAGEYGKGFAVVAEEVGNLAKISGKSAHEIQELITKSQEEVNKILLVTKDRINEGKSVTNEAQESFVKISEDIINMVSVIEQISAATQEQDIGVRQITTAMSEIDRATQKNQISVNETAQSSNELVNQGEKLSKTTSQIELLILGKLT
- a CDS encoding methyl-accepting chemotaxis protein → MILTNRALNSKILIVILPIFALTIGIHFVYQIFQTSNQFREEFDKSIKNSMKILSPGLSLSLYNLEKSGATFSAKGLFINESIEKVVVFNDKGKFFAGIERKSDQSLPELDGANYTLENYTKEQDLNKFKEINVQTSFNASRIYTFSILDSKSTNLNGLLVVETTTKNLSIRTYYMIVSSILSLLISLFVAGVSSYFIIKRTISKPLEKLGSDIGVGSNKILSTSNNLNKASVDLSDSIKKQTSAIEKTLEQIQNMELVVEETRKNAAECTSVVGVLNDKTKEGNNTIDAMMISIEAIKKSSKNLEKISAIIKNISQKAGVINEIVSKTELLSLNASIEAARAGEFGKGFSVVAEEVGNLAKVSGDAAKDIENLIGESIKVSELVINEMNNSVQRVLKDSEKVSASFQQIASGVTNIFENTTNIQKAADKQNDSIKEVLDSTNFLNNSNKVTHSATEKSLLLAKNLDGQSSQFKMIMNAINSIILGKK
- the ubiG gene encoding bifunctional 2-polyprenyl-6-hydroxyphenol methylase/3-demethylubiquinol 3-O-methyltransferase UbiG; the encoded protein is MMQKEIVNNEIYKSLGDKWYTGNDYVALLRAESKTRNPWILNNIYKNNFVDSKVLDIGCGGGLLTNYLSKFNFNVTGIDNQENALHIAKKYDESGSVTYKIADAHQLPYDNETFDVVCSLDLFEHVDDYTKVIKEGVRVLKKNGLFFFHTFNRNLLSWLFVIKGMECFVNNTPKNLHVYQFFIKPKEIIKNFSINDCYCVEIKGLTPNIFSSSFVNLIKNGEVDENFDFSISRNLFTGYIGYVKKIS
- a CDS encoding HAMP domain-containing methyl-accepting chemotaxis protein, whose protein sequence is MENKSLAFKIFTSISILLALILFCCIYAISMINKTQVYSQVTAKEWMPSIEAFGKINLYLGNLSRRAVLVIADTLAKQQERLPKNLEDLNNFKATLEKELKGYSENGLMAPGEKPFYDATMAAYEVYMKTYEEELEHVKKGEGLEALNHYNTVGRPALFKLLEAIANESKYNSEGAVKSTQAGESLTTITNWTMSAVLLVSIIIAIVITLVILSITATIKAAITELKHQGENTMKISQTLKNSSQSLSESVTEQAASVHETTAAINEITSMVNKTSENAKESTNVAKNAASKAENSQETMHKLVNSMETIQESNNQLQNIAQIITQIHAKTSVINDIVSKTELLSLNASIESARAGEYGKGFAVVAEEVGNLAKISGKSAHEIQELITKSQEEVNKILLVTKDRINEGKSVTTVAQDSFVKISEDIINMVSVIEQISAATQEQDIGVRQITTAMSEIDRATQKNQISVNETAQSSNELVDQGKKLSKTTSEIERLVLGKK
- a CDS encoding methyl-accepting chemotaxis protein, which encodes MLIENKALNSKILIVILPIFALTIGIHFVFQIFQTSNQFQEEFDKSIKNSLKILSPALSLNIFNLDKAGVTSSSKGLFTNDSIEKVLVFSDKGKFFSGVERKSDQSLVDLEGANQNLEVYTKEQNLSKFNDIEVILKDNTTRVYISSIVDTKSTRIDGLLVVETTTKNLSIRTYYMIVSSILSLLISLFVAGVSSYFIIKRTISKPLEKLGSDIGVGSNEILSTSNNLNKASVDLSDSIKKQTSAIEKTLEQIQNMELVVEETRKNAAECTSVVGVLNDKTKEGNNTIDAMMISIEAIKKSSKNLEKISAIIKNISQKAGVINEIVSKTELLSLNASIEAARAGEFGKGFSVVAEEVGNLAKVSGDAAKDIENLIGESIKVSELVINEMNNSVQRVLKDSEKVSASFQQIASGVTNIFDNTMNIQKATDKQNDSIKEVLDSTNFLNNSNKVTHSATEKSLLLAKNLDGQSSQFKMIMNAINSIILGKK